A part of Candidatus Saccharibacteria bacterium genomic DNA contains:
- the holA gene encoding DNA polymerase III subunit delta codes for MIFYFYGDNSFAMRQQIEAIRARYSKKAGGELELERLDMAEAKAEDLLDSLGVMPMFATSRLVIAYNFSANPTLLEKFQDVVEAAVEPTILVIGDSKPDKRSRAFKALSKLPQAKEFTAITPGELQTWARLTAKKLGAELDARTASLLIERVGHDQWQLHQELQKLASYNSKITPGSIDELVVPNHEQTIFQLIDAVAQHKTARALELYKRLSLDGVADQQVLAMLNWQYRNLVIAKDNQGGELAWARDFGIAPFAANKAVGQARELEMTDLRTAYAQIVSADFAIKTGAKPSALALEQLLVELSLAEQP; via the coding sequence ATGATTTTCTACTTTTATGGTGACAACAGTTTTGCCATGCGCCAGCAGATTGAGGCCATTCGAGCCCGATACAGCAAAAAAGCTGGTGGTGAGCTGGAGTTAGAACGCTTGGATATGGCAGAGGCCAAGGCCGAAGACCTATTGGATTCGCTGGGTGTTATGCCCATGTTTGCAACTAGTCGATTGGTGATTGCATACAATTTTTCTGCAAACCCTACATTGCTCGAAAAGTTTCAAGACGTGGTGGAGGCTGCGGTGGAGCCGACCATTTTGGTGATTGGCGACTCCAAACCCGACAAGCGTTCGCGAGCTTTTAAAGCGTTATCTAAATTGCCGCAGGCCAAAGAATTTACGGCCATTACACCTGGAGAACTGCAAACTTGGGCCCGGCTTACCGCCAAAAAACTAGGTGCCGAACTCGATGCGCGCACAGCTAGTTTGCTAATTGAGCGGGTCGGGCATGATCAATGGCAGCTGCACCAAGAGCTCCAAAAACTGGCTAGTTATAACAGCAAAATCACTCCCGGGTCGATCGATGAGTTGGTAGTGCCGAATCATGAACAAACAATTTTTCAACTCATAGATGCCGTGGCTCAGCACAAAACCGCCAGAGCACTAGAATTGTACAAGCGCTTGAGCCTAGATGGTGTGGCCGATCAGCAAGTTTTGGCAATGCTGAACTGGCAATATCGAAACTTGGTGATCGCCAAAGACAACCAAGGCGGCGAGTTGGCTTGGGCGCGCGACTTTGGCATAGCACCATTTGCGGCCAACAAAGCCGTTGGCCAAGCTCGAGAGCTCGAAATGACTGACCTGCGAACGGCCTACGCCCAGATTGTGTCGGCAGATTTTGCCATTAAAACCGGCGCCAAACCATCGGCCCTGGCGCTCGAACAGCTGCTGGTTGAGCTTAGCTTAGCCGAACAACCCTAA
- the rpsT gene encoding 30S ribosomal protein S20: protein MPIIKSAIKRDRQAKKRNQRNVAVKVAVKKKFKVVRTEILSGSPKDSKALIAAIAEVDRAVKKGVLHKGTAARRKSRLTKAYNAAAAKPFGTESAGQRTGKPGAKKATAKKPAAKTTAKKAPAKKPAAKPNK from the coding sequence ATGCCTATTATCAAATCAGCAATCAAACGTGACCGCCAAGCCAAAAAGCGCAACCAGCGCAATGTGGCGGTTAAGGTTGCGGTAAAGAAGAAATTCAAGGTCGTGCGCACCGAAATCTTGAGCGGTAGCCCTAAAGACAGCAAAGCTCTGATTGCTGCCATTGCCGAGGTAGACCGAGCCGTTAAGAAGGGCGTGCTCCATAAGGGCACAGCTGCCCGCCGTAAGTCTCGCCTAACTAAGGCTTACAATGCCGCTGCTGCCAAGCCCTTCGGCACCGAATCCGCTGGACAGCGGACAGGCAAGCCTGGCGCCAAAAAAGCAACCGCTAAGAAACCGGCAGCTAAAACAACTGCCAAAAAAGCCCCGGCTAAGAAGCCAGCCGCTAAACCAAACAAGTAA
- a CDS encoding helix-turn-helix domain-containing protein, whose translation MNLELAAQLQNISLTDKQARVYIASLSLGPNSAQNIAKAADVNRATTYVIIEELMGMGLVTQSEKSKRTVFVAAPPSAIKQYLEDVKTDLQNKIDELEKLQPQLEKLSTPTDLEHLKRQIIQSLNQAEIERLIAELQKS comes from the coding sequence ATGAATCTAGAGCTTGCAGCTCAACTACAAAACATCAGCCTAACCGACAAACAGGCTAGAGTTTACATTGCATCTCTATCTTTGGGGCCAAACAGTGCCCAAAACATTGCCAAAGCAGCAGATGTAAATCGGGCCACCACCTATGTAATCATTGAAGAACTTATGGGTATGGGCCTTGTGACGCAGAGCGAAAAGAGCAAGCGCACGGTATTTGTAGCCGCACCACCAAGTGCAATCAAACAGTACCTCGAAGATGTCAAAACAGATTTACAGAATAAGATTGACGAACTAGAGAAGCTACAGCCACAACTTGAAAAGTTGTCTACCCCAACGGATCTAGAGCACCTAAAGAGACAAATCATCCAGAGTCTTAACCAGGCTGAGATTGAACGGCTGATAGCAGAACTCCAGAAGTCCTAA
- a CDS encoding DHH family phosphoesterase: protein MQNELTPKQQVTELIRQANNILLVTGREPNTDQLSSVVAMQTVLTRLGKQAEVIISDQLPKSAELFHTDIISRDLTGIRDFIIKLRMGKTEVEKLKYQVSDDSLDIIITPHNGNFSAKDATFDYGSFQFDLVIAMGVPQINKLDKILEQNPTIFDGLHLLNIDYHRINENYGSVNLVDTAASSTAEMLISVFESLGQGMVDEYVATAILAGIMSATSNFTAPSTTAKAMTMAAQMVAAGGKQQEVVRVLKGGKARSDNRDNNDKSGSNKSVQEAKPTDMNAKGETKPFANPHADPQPETKDIPSDKPLKQPKTEAAPEVPAAQPSGEAKTTSVEQKPEPAKVQEQQNGSANPQVDEHNAPIAISPLA from the coding sequence ATGCAAAACGAATTAACTCCCAAACAACAGGTTACAGAGCTAATCCGCCAGGCCAACAACATATTGTTGGTTACGGGTCGTGAGCCCAATACCGACCAGTTAAGCTCGGTGGTGGCCATGCAGACTGTTTTAACCCGCCTGGGCAAACAAGCCGAGGTGATTATCTCTGATCAACTCCCCAAGAGTGCCGAGCTATTCCACACCGACATTATCAGTCGAGATCTAACTGGTATTCGCGACTTTATCATTAAGCTGCGTATGGGTAAAACCGAGGTAGAAAAGCTTAAATACCAGGTTAGCGACGATAGCCTAGATATTATAATTACGCCTCACAACGGCAATTTTAGTGCCAAGGACGCCACTTTTGACTATGGTAGTTTTCAGTTCGACCTAGTAATTGCTATGGGTGTTCCGCAAATCAACAAGCTCGATAAGATTTTGGAACAAAACCCAACCATATTCGACGGTTTGCATCTGTTAAACATCGACTATCATCGCATTAACGAGAACTACGGTAGTGTGAACCTGGTAGATACGGCTGCTAGCTCGACTGCCGAAATGCTTATTTCGGTGTTCGAATCACTAGGCCAAGGTATGGTTGACGAATACGTGGCTACTGCTATTTTGGCCGGCATTATGAGCGCAACCAGTAATTTTACAGCACCTTCGACCACTGCCAAAGCTATGACCATGGCGGCTCAAATGGTAGCCGCTGGTGGTAAACAACAAGAGGTGGTGCGCGTGTTAAAGGGTGGTAAAGCCCGCAGTGATAATCGCGATAACAACGACAAATCAGGTAGCAACAAGTCTGTACAAGAGGCTAAGCCAACAGATATGAATGCCAAGGGCGAGACTAAGCCATTCGCCAATCCGCATGCCGATCCACAGCCAGAGACTAAGGACATTCCAAGCGACAAGCCGTTAAAGCAACCCAAAACTGAAGCCGCGCCAGAAGTGCCAGCTGCCCAGCCATCAGGTGAGGCCAAGACGACTTCGGTTGAACAAAAACCTGAACCTGCCAAGGTGCAAGAACAACAAAATGGTTCAGCTAATCCTCAGGTCGATGAGCACAACGCCCCAATAGCTATCAGCCCCTTAGCTTAA